A single region of the Nocardioides aquaticus genome encodes:
- a CDS encoding GNAT family N-acetyltransferase: MDEPVVRRAAPDDAAAIARVHVRGWQVGYRGLLPDAVLDDLSVAERSVSWRERLAHPVAGGATTCVAVDGDRVLGFCSVGPSRDPDAAPGTAELWALYVDPDRWRHGAGRALDAAAAAQLTRDGVRSATLWVLSSNTRARAFYEHQGWRVDGATRVDRREGPVPLDLAETRYAREVLPS; the protein is encoded by the coding sequence ATGGACGAGCCGGTCGTACGCCGCGCGGCGCCCGACGACGCCGCCGCGATCGCGCGGGTGCACGTCCGCGGGTGGCAGGTGGGCTACCGCGGACTGCTGCCGGACGCGGTGCTGGACGACCTCTCGGTGGCCGAGCGCTCCGTCTCCTGGCGCGAGCGCCTCGCCCACCCCGTCGCGGGCGGCGCGACCACCTGCGTCGCCGTCGACGGCGACCGGGTGCTGGGCTTCTGCTCCGTGGGCCCCTCCCGCGACCCGGACGCGGCGCCCGGGACCGCCGAGCTGTGGGCGCTCTACGTCGACCCGGACCGCTGGCGGCACGGCGCCGGGCGGGCGCTCGACGCGGCGGCGGCCGCCCAGCTGACCCGGGACGGCGTCCGCTCGGCCACGCTGTGGGTGCTGAGCAGCAACACCCGGGCCCGGGCCTTCTACGAGCACCAGGGGTGGCGCGTCGACGGCGCGACCCGCGTCGACCGGCGCGAGGGACCGGTCCCCCTCGACCT